A region from the Sandaracinus amylolyticus genome encodes:
- a CDS encoding bactofilin family protein produces the protein MPAPRDLTGIGELHALLGRGARFEGKLAFEGRVRIDGALKGEILGDGVLVIGDGAEVEANVEVGTLIVRGGVLRGNVLARQLIEIHPEGAVYGDIQAPEIDISKGCVFEGRCTMLPVDRDEEEGETAETAVPDEHG, from the coding sequence ATGCCCGCGCCTCGCGATCTCACCGGCATCGGTGAGCTGCACGCGCTGCTCGGCCGTGGCGCGCGCTTCGAGGGCAAGCTCGCGTTCGAAGGGCGCGTGCGCATCGACGGCGCGCTCAAGGGCGAGATCCTCGGCGACGGAGTGCTCGTCATCGGCGACGGCGCCGAGGTCGAGGCGAACGTCGAGGTCGGCACGCTCATCGTGCGCGGCGGCGTGCTGCGCGGGAACGTGCTGGCGCGTCAGCTGATCGAGATCCACCCCGAGGGCGCGGTGTACGGCGACATCCAGGCGCCGGAGATCGACATCTCGAAGGGCTGCGTGTTCGAGGGCCGCTGCACGATGCTCCCGGTCGACCGCGACGAGGAAGAGGGCGAGACCGCCGAGACGGCCGTCCCCGATGAGCACGGGTGA
- a CDS encoding ATP synthase F0 subunit B: MPSTLPALLLSGGAVIDLDGSLLIQLAIFFVAFELLRRLVFRPMIALFDAREAAIDGAKREARSLETEAEEKLKAFETEMKKVRAEAAADRDSIRQDAQRLERELLAKARVEADGMLGDATAKMQSDAAAIRADMKKTVPALAGQIAEKLLGRKAA, from the coding sequence ATGCCGTCCACTCTTCCTGCCCTGCTCCTCTCCGGAGGCGCGGTGATCGACCTCGACGGGTCGCTGCTGATCCAGCTCGCGATCTTCTTCGTCGCGTTCGAGCTCCTCCGCCGCCTGGTGTTCCGCCCGATGATCGCGCTCTTCGATGCGCGCGAGGCGGCGATCGACGGAGCGAAGCGCGAGGCGCGCTCGCTCGAGACCGAGGCCGAGGAGAAGCTCAAGGCCTTCGAGACGGAGATGAAGAAGGTGCGCGCCGAGGCCGCGGCCGATCGCGACTCGATCCGCCAGGACGCGCAGCGCCTCGAGCGCGAGCTGCTCGCGAAGGCGCGCGTCGAGGCCGACGGCATGCTCGGCGACGCGACCGCGAAGATGCAGTCCGACGCGGCCGCCATCCGCGCCGACATGAAGAAGACCGTGCCCGCGCTCGCGGGTCAGATCGCCGAGAAGCTGCTCGGCAGGAAGGCAGCCTGA
- a CDS encoding ATP synthase F0 subunit B, which produces MRTLRMWLLAAMLCAGAAGLSVPAIASAQDHGAHGAEGAHGAPTEHGEDHGDAHGAGHDAHGGEHHAEINTFELGGSVVNFALLLLVLFLLMRKSLPEFLRNRRASVVEGMEEAKRVKEEAETKYKEYSARIDNLDAELDRLREEMRRAGMDERDRIVADASKRAEKMRDEARFLIEQQMKQLREDLTREAIEAAVAAAESMLVQSTNAQDQERLAKDYLGTIRTSLAEKVQEKRL; this is translated from the coding sequence ATGCGCACGCTGCGGATGTGGCTGCTCGCGGCGATGCTCTGCGCCGGAGCGGCAGGCCTGTCGGTCCCGGCGATCGCGAGCGCTCAGGATCACGGCGCGCACGGTGCCGAGGGCGCGCACGGTGCGCCCACCGAGCACGGCGAGGACCACGGCGACGCGCACGGCGCCGGCCACGACGCGCACGGCGGCGAGCACCACGCGGAGATCAACACGTTCGAGCTCGGTGGCTCGGTCGTCAACTTCGCGCTCCTGCTGCTCGTGCTCTTCCTGCTGATGCGGAAGTCGCTCCCCGAGTTCCTCCGCAACCGCCGCGCGTCGGTGGTCGAGGGCATGGAGGAGGCGAAGCGCGTCAAGGAAGAGGCGGAGACGAAGTACAAGGAGTACTCGGCCCGCATCGACAACCTCGACGCCGAGCTCGATCGCCTCCGCGAGGAGATGCGCCGCGCCGGCATGGACGAGCGCGATCGCATCGTCGCCGACGCGAGCAAGCGCGCCGAGAAGATGCGCGACGAAGCGCGCTTCCTCATCGAGCAGCAGATGAAGCAGCTCCGTGAGGACCTGACGCGCGAGGCGATCGAGGCCGCGGTCGCGGCCGCGGAGTCGATGCTCGTGCAGTCGACGAACGCGCAGGACCAGGAGCGCCTCGCGAAGGACTACCTCGGCACGATTCGCACCTCGCTCGCCGAGAAGGTGCAGGAGAAGCGGCTGTGA
- the atpH gene encoding ATP synthase F1 subunit delta, with product MIASGVAKRYAKALFELASEQKTVETIGKGLADVAGALESSVELRGVLENPKYLPETKKQVVRGVAERAGAPTMLVNALMMLTERGRLVHLRAISDAYQSMAEAQAGRLRAEVISATQLPEAYYAELERTLSEATGRKVQLVRRTDPSLIGGVVAKVGDVVFDGSIKNRLRDIRHQLLVAASPQGRA from the coding sequence GTGATCGCGTCGGGAGTCGCCAAGCGCTACGCGAAGGCTCTCTTCGAGCTCGCGAGCGAGCAGAAGACGGTCGAGACCATCGGCAAGGGCCTGGCCGACGTGGCGGGCGCGCTCGAGTCGAGCGTGGAGCTGCGCGGGGTGCTCGAGAACCCGAAGTACCTGCCGGAGACGAAGAAGCAGGTGGTTCGCGGCGTCGCGGAGCGCGCGGGCGCGCCCACGATGCTCGTGAACGCGCTGATGATGCTGACCGAACGCGGTCGCCTCGTGCATCTCCGCGCGATCTCGGACGCGTACCAGTCGATGGCCGAGGCCCAGGCGGGACGCCTGCGCGCCGAGGTGATCAGCGCGACGCAGCTGCCCGAGGCCTACTACGCCGAGCTCGAGCGCACGCTCTCGGAGGCGACCGGTCGCAAGGTGCAGCTCGTGCGCCGCACGGATCCCTCGCTCATCGGCGGCGTCGTCGCGAAGGTCGGCGACGTCGTGTTCGACGGCTCGATCAAGAACCGTCTCCGTGACATCCGCCACCAGCTCCTGGTGGCTGCTTCCCCGCAGGGTCGCGCCTGA
- the atpA gene encoding F0F1 ATP synthase subunit alpha, with protein MQLRAEEISEIIKKQIASYDKAVDVLETGTVLSVGDGIARIYGLESAMAGELVEFSGGLAGMVLNLEEDNVGVAILGTGIEVREGDTVKRTGRIFDVPVGPAMVGRVVNSLGEPIDGKGPIETKLRRRVEIKAPGIVQRQPVKEPLQTGLKAIDAMIPIGRGQRELIIGDRQTGKTAVALDTIINQKGQGVFCVYVAIGQKQSTVANVVTKLQEHGAMEYTTIVVAGASESAPLQFIAPYAGVTMGEYFRDNGQHALLVYDDLSKQAVAYRQLSLLLRRPPGREAYPGDVFYVHSRLLERAAKLAEEWVCVKKDQEPKRGLPGVHVHMGEEAKKEAEKEAKEKGGDYVAKKIPDSGGSLTALPIIETQAGDVSAYIPTNVISITDGQIFLESDLFYSGVRPAINVGISVSRVGGSAQTKAMRKVAGPLRLELAQYRAMAAFAQFASDLDKASQRQLARGARLVEIMKQDQFAPLTVDKQVLSIFAATNGYVDEVPTGEVRRYEREMISFVEGSHGAILDTLKKKPEITKELEGDVHKALKEFATIFSVEGAGAKGGKKAKKAAADDEAAE; from the coding sequence ATGCAGCTCCGCGCCGAAGAGATCTCGGAGATCATCAAGAAGCAGATCGCCAGCTACGACAAGGCGGTCGACGTCCTGGAGACCGGCACGGTGCTGTCGGTCGGTGACGGTATCGCGCGCATCTACGGCCTCGAGAGCGCGATGGCGGGCGAGCTCGTCGAGTTCAGCGGCGGCCTGGCCGGCATGGTGCTGAACCTCGAGGAGGACAACGTCGGCGTCGCCATCCTCGGCACCGGCATCGAGGTCCGCGAGGGCGACACCGTCAAGCGCACGGGCCGCATCTTCGACGTGCCCGTCGGCCCGGCGATGGTCGGCCGCGTGGTGAACTCGCTCGGCGAGCCGATCGACGGCAAGGGCCCGATCGAGACGAAGCTGCGCCGCCGCGTCGAGATCAAGGCGCCCGGCATCGTGCAGCGCCAGCCGGTCAAGGAGCCGCTCCAGACCGGCCTCAAGGCGATCGACGCGATGATCCCGATCGGCCGTGGTCAGCGCGAGCTGATCATCGGCGACCGCCAGACCGGCAAGACCGCGGTCGCGCTCGACACGATCATCAACCAGAAGGGCCAGGGCGTCTTCTGCGTGTACGTGGCGATCGGTCAGAAGCAGTCGACCGTCGCGAACGTCGTGACGAAGCTCCAGGAGCACGGCGCGATGGAGTACACGACGATCGTCGTGGCCGGCGCGTCGGAGTCGGCGCCGCTCCAGTTCATCGCGCCGTACGCGGGCGTGACGATGGGCGAGTACTTCCGCGACAACGGACAGCACGCGCTGCTCGTCTACGATGATCTCTCGAAGCAGGCGGTCGCGTACCGCCAGCTCTCGCTCCTCCTCCGCCGCCCGCCGGGCCGCGAGGCGTACCCGGGCGACGTCTTCTACGTCCACTCGCGCCTGCTCGAGCGCGCCGCGAAGCTCGCGGAAGAGTGGGTGTGCGTGAAGAAGGATCAGGAGCCGAAGCGCGGCCTCCCGGGCGTCCACGTCCACATGGGCGAGGAAGCGAAGAAGGAGGCCGAGAAGGAGGCGAAGGAGAAGGGTGGCGACTACGTCGCCAAGAAGATCCCCGACTCCGGCGGCTCGCTCACGGCGCTCCCGATCATCGAGACGCAGGCGGGTGACGTCTCGGCGTACATCCCGACGAACGTCATCTCGATCACCGACGGCCAGATCTTCCTGGAGTCGGACCTCTTCTACTCGGGCGTCCGCCCCGCCATCAACGTTGGCATCTCGGTGTCGCGCGTCGGCGGCAGCGCGCAGACGAAGGCGATGCGCAAGGTCGCCGGCCCGCTGCGCCTCGAGCTCGCGCAGTACCGCGCGATGGCGGCGTTCGCGCAGTTCGCGTCGGACCTCGACAAGGCCTCGCAGCGCCAGCTGGCGCGCGGCGCGCGCCTCGTCGAGATCATGAAGCAGGACCAGTTCGCGCCGCTCACGGTCGACAAGCAGGTCCTTTCGATCTTCGCGGCGACGAACGGCTACGTCGACGAGGTCCCGACGGGCGAGGTTCGCCGCTACGAGCGCGAGATGATCTCGTTCGTCGAGGGCTCGCACGGCGCGATCCTCGACACGCTCAAGAAGAAGCCCGAGATCACGAAGGAGCTCGAGGGCGACGTCCACAAGGCGCTGAAGGAGTTCGCCACGATCTTCTCGGTCGAGGGCGCCGGCGCCAAGGGCGGCAAGAAGGCGAAGAAGGCCGCGGCCGACGACGAAGCGGCGGAGTGA
- the atpG gene encoding ATP synthase F1 subunit gamma, translating to MANLKAIRKRIGSVKNTQKITRAMKMVAAARLRRAQQAITELRPYAIKTMEVLSSVASRAGEEEVHPLLARRERKKVLIVALTSDRGLAGAFNANINKAAFRKWKELEAQGVDVGFAVIGRKARDYLRRRNAKIEFEFTGVFENLSVLKAGEIGRAIVAEYKTDGYDEVLLAYNEFKSAISQKIVLEPLLPIVPHSVGGDEGAGGASVDFIYEPSKVALLDRLLPMYVEIEIFRALLESIASEHGARMTAMDNATKNASELVGKLTLAYNRARQAAITTELMEIIGGAEALKG from the coding sequence ATGGCCAACCTCAAGGCCATTCGTAAGCGGATCGGAAGCGTCAAGAACACGCAGAAGATCACGCGCGCGATGAAGATGGTCGCCGCGGCTCGCCTCCGGCGAGCACAGCAGGCGATCACCGAGCTGCGGCCCTACGCCATCAAGACGATGGAGGTCCTCAGCTCGGTCGCTTCGCGCGCCGGCGAAGAGGAGGTGCATCCGCTCCTCGCGCGGCGCGAGCGCAAGAAGGTCCTGATCGTCGCGCTGACCAGCGACCGCGGCCTCGCGGGCGCGTTCAACGCGAACATCAACAAGGCCGCCTTCCGCAAGTGGAAGGAGCTCGAGGCGCAGGGCGTCGACGTCGGCTTCGCGGTGATCGGCCGCAAGGCGCGCGACTACCTCCGTCGCCGCAACGCGAAGATCGAGTTCGAGTTCACCGGCGTGTTCGAGAACCTCTCGGTGCTCAAGGCCGGCGAGATCGGGCGTGCGATCGTCGCGGAGTACAAGACCGACGGCTACGACGAGGTCCTCCTCGCGTACAACGAGTTCAAGAGCGCGATCTCGCAGAAGATCGTGCTCGAGCCGCTGCTCCCGATCGTCCCGCACAGCGTGGGCGGCGACGAGGGCGCGGGCGGCGCGTCGGTCGACTTCATCTACGAGCCGAGCAAGGTCGCGCTGCTCGATCGACTCCTCCCGATGTACGTGGAGATCGAGATCTTCCGCGCGCTGCTCGAGTCGATCGCGTCGGAGCACGGCGCGCGCATGACGGCGATGGACAACGCGACGAAGAACGCGTCGGAGCTCGTCGGCAAGCTGACCCTCGCCTACAACCGCGCGCGCCAGGCGGCGATCACCACCGAGCTGATGGAGATCATCGGTGGCGCCGAGGCGCTCAAGGGCTGA
- a CDS encoding SGNH/GDSL hydrolase family protein: MAPRRSRAETLCTAAAILLCGIAAFVVPSTSTLAQPSGGGGYAWDDPEWRFVLRSRPVKVVLLAGSIGAWRDEPYGRLIHNWCANAEVRNLSRVGYGAWQLYEHFREQVLGNPRITLGAPDQEHWLVWNGGLNSAGVSHRTNHYIRRTFRDAHRRGMRVVGMTLTPWGSFDDERRWGGARGLETWRSTRRIVDFVMGRIGPREALGEHAQHRELAADAPWAPEELADVRIDLYDSVLRDRGAAPRDVAEMRRVLEQDSRARRMLDAFPEAVRMARLDADSRILAELPRWFLRPEYRGFDPVHPNREGHRVIAETACAQLPESWGCSCPSAPRASR; this comes from the coding sequence GTGGCGCCGAGGCGCTCAAGGGCTGAGACGCTCTGCACGGCCGCCGCGATCCTGCTCTGCGGGATCGCGGCGTTCGTCGTTCCGTCGACCTCCACGCTCGCGCAGCCGAGCGGAGGCGGCGGGTACGCGTGGGACGATCCCGAGTGGCGCTTCGTGCTGCGCTCGCGGCCGGTGAAGGTCGTGCTGCTCGCGGGATCGATCGGCGCGTGGCGCGACGAGCCGTACGGGCGGCTGATCCACAACTGGTGCGCGAACGCCGAGGTGCGGAACCTGTCGCGCGTCGGGTACGGCGCGTGGCAGCTCTACGAGCACTTCCGCGAGCAGGTGCTGGGGAACCCCCGCATCACGCTGGGCGCGCCCGATCAGGAGCACTGGCTCGTGTGGAACGGCGGGCTGAACAGCGCGGGCGTGTCGCACCGCACGAACCACTACATCCGCCGGACGTTCCGCGACGCGCATCGGCGCGGCATGCGCGTCGTCGGGATGACGCTGACGCCCTGGGGGAGCTTCGACGACGAGCGTCGCTGGGGCGGCGCGCGCGGGCTCGAGACGTGGCGGAGCACGCGGCGCATCGTCGACTTCGTGATGGGCCGCATCGGGCCGCGCGAGGCGCTCGGCGAGCACGCGCAGCACCGCGAGCTCGCTGCGGACGCGCCGTGGGCGCCGGAAGAGCTCGCCGACGTGCGCATCGATCTCTACGACTCGGTGCTGCGCGATCGCGGCGCCGCACCGCGCGACGTGGCGGAGATGCGGCGCGTGCTCGAGCAGGACTCGCGCGCGCGGCGGATGCTCGACGCGTTCCCCGAAGCGGTGCGCATGGCGCGGCTCGACGCGGACTCGCGCATCCTCGCGGAGCTCCCGCGCTGGTTCCTGCGGCCCGAGTACCGCGGGTTCGATCCGGTGCACCCGAACCGCGAGGGACATCGCGTGATCGCCGAGACTGCGTGCGCGCAGCTCCCGGAGAGCTGGGGGTGCTCGTGCCCCAGCGCGCCGCGCGCATCGCGGTGA
- a CDS encoding SPFH domain-containing protein: MVPLLLMLGLVGAAVLASSVKQINEWEVGLKFTLGRLSGRLEPGIRLVFPLVQRFARIDKRIRNRDLPRQVVITRDNVTALIDAVVYFKVVDPQKAVLNVENYELAVKDRAKVVLRDVVGEITLDELLANRDEVAARVRAQVEQFVSQWGLHLELIALQDIQLPSNISDAIARKAIAERDKQVVIIKSQADLESAKNFAEAARVLTAQPGALELRRLEALQGISGTGNTKIVFDLAKPSGADDRAQAAALAAAMAEDARPAADVRVAEDEPGLAEDEPGLAARIRRKV, encoded by the coding sequence ATGGTCCCGCTCCTTCTGATGCTCGGTCTGGTCGGCGCCGCCGTGCTCGCCTCGTCGGTCAAGCAGATCAACGAGTGGGAGGTCGGGCTGAAGTTCACGCTCGGCCGTCTCTCGGGCCGCCTCGAGCCGGGCATCCGCCTGGTGTTCCCGCTCGTGCAGCGCTTCGCGCGGATCGACAAGCGCATCCGCAATCGTGATCTGCCGCGCCAGGTCGTGATCACGAGGGACAACGTCACCGCGCTGATCGACGCGGTCGTCTACTTCAAGGTCGTCGATCCGCAGAAGGCCGTGCTCAACGTCGAGAACTACGAGCTCGCGGTGAAGGATCGCGCGAAGGTCGTGCTGCGCGACGTCGTCGGCGAGATCACGCTCGACGAGCTCCTCGCGAACCGCGACGAAGTCGCGGCGCGCGTGCGCGCGCAGGTCGAGCAGTTCGTCTCGCAGTGGGGCCTGCACCTCGAGCTGATCGCGCTCCAGGACATCCAGCTGCCGAGCAACATCTCGGACGCGATCGCGCGCAAGGCGATCGCGGAGCGCGACAAGCAGGTCGTCATCATCAAGTCGCAGGCGGACCTCGAGAGCGCGAAGAACTTCGCCGAGGCCGCGCGCGTGCTCACCGCGCAGCCGGGCGCGCTCGAGCTGCGGCGCCTCGAGGCGCTGCAGGGCATCAGCGGAACGGGCAACACGAAGATCGTGTTCGACCTCGCGAAGCCGAGCGGCGCCGACGATCGCGCGCAGGCGGCGGCGCTCGCCGCGGCGATGGCGGAGGACGCGCGCCCGGCAGCCGACGTGCGCGTCGCCGAGGACGAGCCGGGCCTCGCGGAGGACGAGCCCGGCCTCGCGGCACGCATCCGGCGCAAGGTGTGA
- a CDS encoding M14 family metallopeptidase → MRNEDSPRARLAALSTGFRRDYLDHAALTAQLRAWADTFPEIVRLRSIGTTPEGRELWVITIGPEPDRVRPGVWIDANMHASELSGSSVALAIAEDVIALHLDDETVSGVGLPRHLRRIVKDVLFHVMPRVSPDGAEAVLTTGRYVRSVPRDSRLNRAHPRWIPEDIDGDGLALYMRKEDPAGDFVEVAEHPGLLVPRTIDDPPPYFKLFPEGRIEHFDGVTVPAPDFLSDTDVDLNRNFPFRWAAEPQQRGAGAFPTSEPEVRAMVEHATRTPSLYAWLNLHTFGGVFIRPPGDVPDDRMSSYDLAVYRQVGQWAEELTGYPMVSGHEEFLYEPGKPLYGALSEWAYEQRGALSYVCELWDLMARLGMPRPKKFVDYYTRFRREDWVALARWDADHNRGRIFRPWKRVRHPQLGDVEVGGIDRRVGLSNPSYEELPAICEKQSALMLRVASLVPRVVVSRVEVAPLREDVTELTVVVENHGYLPTYGMQHAKDLPHNEALWADVICDGGCVLEERGTSHRSVGHLEGWGRGIGDAGHSIFFPASQGSATSRTLCWVVRGRGTATVRIGSCRTGHVERRVGIGGGL, encoded by the coding sequence ATGAGGAACGAGGACTCTCCCCGCGCCCGCCTCGCCGCGCTCTCGACGGGCTTCCGCCGCGACTACCTCGATCACGCCGCGCTCACCGCGCAGCTCCGCGCGTGGGCCGACACGTTCCCCGAGATCGTACGTCTGCGCTCGATCGGCACGACGCCCGAAGGCCGCGAGCTCTGGGTGATCACGATCGGCCCCGAGCCCGATCGCGTGCGGCCCGGCGTGTGGATCGACGCGAACATGCACGCGTCGGAGCTCTCGGGATCGAGCGTCGCGCTCGCGATCGCCGAGGACGTGATCGCGCTGCACCTCGACGACGAGACCGTCTCCGGTGTCGGCCTTCCGCGGCACCTCCGCCGCATCGTGAAGGACGTGCTCTTCCACGTGATGCCGCGCGTCTCGCCCGATGGCGCCGAGGCCGTGCTCACGACCGGTCGCTACGTGCGCTCGGTGCCGCGCGACTCGCGCCTCAATCGCGCGCATCCGCGGTGGATCCCCGAGGACATCGATGGCGACGGGCTCGCGCTCTACATGCGCAAGGAGGACCCCGCGGGCGACTTCGTCGAGGTCGCGGAGCATCCCGGGCTGCTCGTGCCGCGCACGATCGACGACCCGCCGCCCTACTTCAAGCTCTTCCCCGAGGGACGCATCGAGCACTTCGACGGCGTCACGGTGCCCGCGCCCGACTTCCTCTCGGACACCGACGTCGATCTCAACCGCAACTTCCCGTTCCGCTGGGCCGCCGAGCCGCAGCAGCGCGGCGCGGGCGCGTTCCCGACGAGCGAGCCCGAGGTGCGCGCGATGGTCGAGCACGCGACGCGCACGCCGAGCCTCTACGCGTGGCTGAACCTGCACACCTTCGGTGGCGTGTTCATCCGTCCGCCCGGCGACGTGCCCGACGATCGTATGAGCTCATACGATCTCGCGGTCTATCGACAGGTCGGGCAGTGGGCCGAGGAGCTCACGGGATATCCGATGGTCAGCGGCCACGAGGAGTTCCTCTACGAGCCCGGCAAGCCGCTCTACGGCGCGCTCAGCGAGTGGGCGTACGAGCAGCGCGGCGCGCTCTCCTACGTGTGCGAGCTCTGGGATCTGATGGCGCGGCTCGGCATGCCGCGACCGAAGAAGTTCGTCGACTACTACACGCGGTTCCGCCGCGAGGACTGGGTCGCGCTCGCGCGCTGGGACGCGGATCACAACCGCGGGCGCATCTTCCGGCCGTGGAAGCGCGTGCGTCATCCGCAGCTCGGCGACGTCGAGGTGGGCGGCATCGATCGCCGCGTCGGGCTCTCGAACCCGTCGTACGAGGAGCTCCCCGCGATCTGCGAGAAGCAGAGCGCGCTGATGCTGCGCGTCGCGTCGCTCGTGCCGCGCGTCGTCGTGAGCCGCGTCGAGGTCGCTCCGCTGCGCGAGGACGTCACCGAGCTCACCGTCGTCGTCGAGAACCACGGCTACCTGCCGACGTACGGCATGCAGCACGCGAAGGATCTTCCGCACAACGAGGCGCTCTGGGCCGACGTGATCTGCGACGGAGGGTGCGTGCTCGAGGAGCGCGGCACGTCGCACCGGTCGGTCGGGCATCTCGAGGGCTGGGGTCGCGGCATCGGTGACGCGGGGCACTCGATCTTCTTCCCCGCGAGCCAGGGGTCGGCGACGAGCCGCACGCTTTGCTGGGTGGTGCGTGGGCGCGGCACCGCGACGGTGCGCATCGGGAGCTGCCGCACGGGCCACGTCGAGCGTCGCGTCGGGATCGGCGGCGGCCTCTAG
- a CDS encoding Kelch repeat-containing protein produces MRSDVMVGAWAVLVIGACGDTRDAPDVDASQIDASVVDAATSSAWRSEPAVPERIQEITGAVHGGRLWIAGGLDASGATSSVVRIFDPDTSTWSEGPPLPRPRHHAMMVSTGEDLYVIGGMETLEFDPLETAWVLREGASAWEEIAPLPEGRGAGIAGVIGDRIVVAGGNATRGGLATSTLRYDVANDRWDAGAAIPTEREHLGGFVHDGQLWVIAGRRNSLSTNTDVVELYDPIADTWRPGPSIPTRRGGFGIAVLDGTAYAVGGEQPDRALDSVEALDLARETWSEIESVPTPRHGHVVLAAAGRIWVVGGGDRPTFAAVDVVESFAP; encoded by the coding sequence ATGCGCAGCGACGTGATGGTGGGCGCGTGGGCGGTGCTCGTGATCGGTGCGTGCGGCGACACACGCGACGCGCCGGACGTCGACGCCTCGCAGATCGACGCGAGCGTCGTCGATGCCGCGACGTCGAGCGCGTGGCGCAGCGAGCCCGCGGTGCCGGAGCGCATCCAGGAGATCACGGGCGCGGTGCACGGAGGGCGCCTCTGGATCGCAGGAGGGCTCGATGCCTCGGGCGCGACCTCGAGCGTGGTGCGCATCTTCGATCCCGACACGAGCACGTGGAGCGAGGGCCCGCCGCTCCCGCGCCCGCGCCATCACGCGATGATGGTGTCGACCGGCGAGGACCTCTACGTGATCGGCGGGATGGAGACGCTCGAGTTCGATCCGCTCGAGACGGCGTGGGTGCTGCGCGAGGGAGCGAGCGCGTGGGAGGAGATCGCACCGCTGCCCGAGGGTCGCGGCGCGGGGATCGCCGGCGTGATCGGCGATCGGATCGTGGTCGCGGGCGGCAACGCCACGCGGGGCGGGCTCGCGACGAGCACGCTGCGCTACGACGTCGCGAACGATCGCTGGGATGCAGGCGCTGCGATCCCGACGGAGCGCGAGCACCTCGGCGGCTTCGTGCACGACGGACAGCTGTGGGTGATCGCGGGGCGTCGCAACTCGCTGTCGACGAACACCGACGTGGTCGAGCTCTACGATCCGATCGCCGACACGTGGCGTCCCGGGCCGAGCATCCCGACGCGTCGTGGTGGCTTCGGGATCGCGGTGCTCGACGGCACGGCGTACGCGGTCGGCGGCGAGCAGCCGGATCGCGCGCTCGACTCGGTGGAGGCGCTCGATCTCGCGCGCGAGACGTGGTCGGAGATCGAGTCGGTACCGACGCCGCGCCACGGGCACGTCGTGCTCGCGGCCGCGGGGCGCATATGGGTCGTCGGGGGCGGAGATCGTCCGACGTTCGCAGCAGTCGACGTGGTCGAGAGCTTCGCGCCGTGA
- a CDS encoding SMI1/KNR4 family protein: MQAGERIEALTRRWIAAGKNVYVAKEPPFDPDDGGVPPAMWDGEPDPSGWVRWRATEPRVAPGDLQRVEERIGAKLPPLVRAWLSTSSIGPLESERLRLPALWSDSPLRDLESLLDAWSPLERAGFVVIGEDGNDAGPLCIDLAARDEWGDARVVAFDHEALIALGPVACARREMVAPLAQARFSSFAALLDALDRS; this comes from the coding sequence ATGCAGGCGGGTGAGCGCATCGAGGCGCTGACGCGGCGGTGGATCGCTGCGGGCAAGAACGTCTACGTCGCCAAGGAGCCGCCCTTCGATCCCGACGACGGCGGCGTGCCGCCGGCGATGTGGGACGGAGAGCCGGATCCTTCGGGCTGGGTGCGCTGGCGCGCGACGGAGCCGCGTGTCGCGCCGGGCGACCTGCAGCGCGTGGAGGAGCGCATCGGCGCGAAGCTACCGCCGCTCGTGCGCGCGTGGCTCTCGACGAGCTCGATCGGGCCGCTCGAGAGCGAGCGGCTGCGCCTGCCGGCGTTGTGGTCGGACTCGCCGCTGCGCGACCTCGAGAGCCTGCTCGACGCGTGGTCCCCGCTCGAGCGCGCGGGCTTCGTCGTGATCGGCGAGGACGGGAACGACGCGGGCCCGCTGTGCATCGATCTGGCGGCGCGCGACGAGTGGGGTGACGCGCGCGTGGTCGCGTTCGATCACGAGGCGCTCATCGCGCTCGGTCCGGTCGCGTGCGCGCGACGCGAGATGGTCGCGCCGCTCGCGCAGGCGCGGTTCTCGTCGTTCGCCGCGCTGCTCGACGCGCTCGATCGGAGCTGA